One genomic region from Candidatus Ryanbacteria bacterium CG10_big_fil_rev_8_21_14_0_10_43_42 encodes:
- the atpA gene encoding F0F1 ATP synthase subunit alpha, with translation MSYEIVEKLKKEIAGFTDSAEWRDVGSVIEVADGIAKVSGLRNVMSQELLVIETRQGECSALALNLEEETIGVLVLGGYESIEAGNTVRSTGNVLSLDVGPDIVGRVIDPLGRPLDGAGPLYKEGSNKKRQLLEENAPSVIDRESVNVPLHTGIKAIDSMIPIGRGQRELIIGDRQTGKTAIALDVIINQKKEGGEPPVCIYVAIGQKESKIARTIETLKKHGAMDYTVVVSAPAASGAAHWYLAPFAGAAVGEYFRDSGKDAVIIYDDLSKHASAYRQIALLLRRPPGREAYPGDIFYLHSRLLERAAKLSKEKGGGSLTALPIIETQLGDVTAYVPTNVISITDGQIYLESDLFNKGMRPAINAGLSVSRVGSAAQTKAIKKVAGKLRLTLAQFRELQSFVQFASDVDEQTRSRIQEGRIMTELLKQSDLSPVPFEYQAVLFFAAINGYLAKLDPDIIPAFEKAFMEHMERLHEKDILIPIREKKTIDEELEKTLRDIIQTFVEGYKN, from the coding sequence ATGAGCTACGAAATTGTAGAAAAATTAAAAAAAGAGATAGCGGGTTTTACCGATTCTGCCGAATGGCGGGATGTGGGTTCTGTTATTGAAGTTGCGGACGGTATTGCAAAAGTATCGGGGCTTCGGAATGTAATGAGTCAGGAGCTTCTCGTAATTGAAACACGGCAGGGAGAATGTTCTGCTCTTGCTCTTAATTTGGAGGAAGAAACAATTGGTGTATTGGTGCTCGGCGGGTATGAATCCATCGAGGCGGGAAATACTGTTCGCAGTACCGGAAACGTACTTTCCTTGGATGTTGGTCCGGATATTGTGGGGCGTGTAATTGATCCTCTGGGTCGTCCTCTTGATGGGGCCGGACCGCTATATAAAGAGGGGAGCAATAAAAAGCGCCAATTGTTGGAGGAGAACGCACCCTCTGTTATTGATCGTGAGTCGGTTAATGTTCCGCTTCACACGGGTATAAAAGCTATCGACAGCATGATTCCTATCGGGCGCGGACAGCGCGAGCTTATTATTGGAGATCGGCAGACGGGGAAAACAGCTATTGCTCTTGATGTTATTATCAACCAGAAAAAAGAGGGCGGCGAGCCACCTGTTTGTATCTACGTTGCTATCGGACAAAAGGAATCTAAAATTGCCCGTACTATTGAAACATTGAAAAAACATGGCGCTATGGATTATACGGTTGTTGTTTCCGCGCCGGCGGCATCTGGTGCGGCGCATTGGTATCTGGCACCTTTTGCGGGCGCGGCAGTGGGAGAATATTTTCGTGATAGCGGCAAGGATGCGGTAATCATCTATGACGATCTTTCCAAACATGCATCCGCTTATCGTCAAATAGCACTTTTACTGCGCCGTCCGCCCGGACGAGAAGCATATCCGGGAGATATTTTTTATCTGCATTCCCGCTTATTGGAGCGTGCCGCGAAACTATCAAAAGAAAAAGGCGGCGGATCTCTTACCGCCCTTCCTATTATTGAAACACAACTTGGCGATGTTACCGCCTATGTGCCCACAAACGTAATTTCCATTACAGACGGACAAATTTATTTGGAATCCGATTTGTTTAATAAAGGCATGCGTCCGGCTATTAATGCGGGTCTTTCCGTTTCGCGCGTGGGTTCGGCGGCACAAACAAAAGCCATAAAAAAAGTAGCAGGGAAATTGCGTCTTACACTTGCACAATTCCGGGAATTGCAGTCGTTCGTACAGTTTGCGTCTGATGTAGATGAACAGACACGTTCCCGTATTCAAGAGGGGCGTATTATGACGGAACTTTTGAAGCAATCCGACTTATCTCCCGTTCCGTTTGAATATCAGGCCGTTTTGTTTTTTGCCGCTATAAATGGTTATCTTGCAAAACTTGATCCCGATATTATCCCGGCGTTTGAAAAAGCATTTATGGAGCACATGGAAAGATTGCATGAAAAAGATATCTTGATACCGATTCGAGAAAAGAAAACGATTGATGAAGAATTGGAAAAAACATTGAGGGATATTATTCAAACGTTCGTAGAGGGTTACAAAAACTAA
- the atpG gene encoding ATP synthase F1 subunit gamma: MESLQNIKRRLKTVKNIGQITKAMELVAATKMRKSQDVALASRPYVYTVLELLAQLSRVEMPYTPPLLKERVIKRTAVVVIASDKGLTGSFNSAVFRACEKYMETKHTNVSSVYIAVGTKSAQFLQRKGYPTEASFTQYGDITTVEGVRPLATMLLNGYLSHKWDSVVILSTNFKSALSQNVVTREVFPITFESLEKTAREIIPVTKRFTEEFNEKGFSFFAQDERTAKDQEYIIEPSPEKALETLIPHLVMMQIYHTILEANASEHASRRMAMKNASDNANDILDTLSIEYNKSRQAGITRELTEITAGAEAL; this comes from the coding sequence GTGGAATCCCTGCAAAACATAAAACGTCGTCTCAAGACCGTAAAAAACATCGGCCAGATAACAAAGGCCATGGAACTTGTTGCGGCGACAAAAATGCGCAAGAGTCAGGATGTGGCGCTTGCATCTCGCCCGTATGTATATACTGTTCTTGAACTCCTTGCCCAACTTTCGCGCGTAGAGATGCCCTATACGCCTCCCTTGCTGAAGGAGCGGGTAATAAAACGTACCGCCGTTGTTGTAATTGCGTCCGATAAGGGGCTCACGGGATCTTTTAATAGTGCCGTGTTTCGTGCTTGTGAAAAATACATGGAAACTAAGCATACGAATGTATCCTCGGTGTATATTGCCGTAGGGACCAAGTCCGCTCAATTTCTTCAAAGAAAGGGTTACCCGACGGAGGCATCATTTACGCAATATGGTGATATTACTACGGTAGAAGGAGTGCGTCCTCTTGCCACCATGCTTTTAAACGGATATCTTTCTCATAAATGGGATTCTGTTGTTATTCTTTCCACTAATTTTAAAAGTGCCCTTTCACAGAATGTTGTAACACGAGAAGTGTTTCCGATAACGTTTGAGAGTTTGGAAAAAACAGCCCGGGAGATTATTCCCGTAACAAAACGTTTTACGGAAGAATTTAATGAAAAAGGATTTTCTTTTTTTGCGCAAGATGAACGCACGGCAAAGGATCAGGAGTATATTATTGAGCCGTCTCCCGAAAAGGCACTCGAAACATTAATTCCTCATCTTGTCATGATGCAGATATACCACACTATACTGGAAGCAAATGCATCAGAGCATGCATCCCGCCGGATGGCGATGAAGAACGCCTCGGATAATGCAAATGATATTTTGGATACGCTTTCCATTGAATATAATAAATCCCGTCAAGCAGGTATTACAAGAGAACTCACCGAAATTACGGCGGGAGCGGAAGCGCTATAA